A genomic stretch from Malus domestica chromosome 15, GDT2T_hap1 includes:
- the LOC103450378 gene encoding endoglucanase 2: protein MGAKPRCKGWWVWVLVLVILALVAGGVIFAVVKKIKKNSGDDDGAVPGPPGAITQKYSAALKVAVQFFDVQKSGKLVDNKISWRGDSGLKDGSDAKLDLSKGMYDAGDHMKFGFPMAYTATVLSWAILEYGDHMDAVNQLKTSQASLKWITDFLVNAHPKDNVLYIQVGDPKKDHECWYRPEDVTEKRPATQVNTSAPGTEVAAETAAAMASASLVFKKSDAKYSDTLLSHAKKLFTFADKNRGSYSESIPEVQKFYNSTGYGDELLWAAAWLYHATGDKEYLDYVTGENGEEFAQFGKPTWFSWDNKLAGTQVLLSRLTFFGGKDTSDNSGLQKYRKTAEAVICGFLPNSPTATSSRTENGLIWVSEWNALQQPVAAAFLAALYSDYMLTSGSTKLECDGETYKPSDIRKFVRSQANYVLGDNPMKMSYLVGYGDKYPEYVHHRGASIPANKKTSCKEGFKYLDSTKPNPNVAVGALVGGPFLNETYIDARNNSRQGEPSTYNSAVVVGLLSSLVTTSSAVKSFT, encoded by the exons ATGGGAGCTAAACCGAGGTGCAAGGGGTGGTGGGTGTGGGTGCTGGTGCTCGTGATTCTCGCTCTCGTCGCCGGCGGCGTCATTTTCGCGGTCgtcaagaaaataaagaaaaactccGGCGATGACGACGGTGCGGTTCCTGGTCCTCCCGGCGCCATTACCCAGAAATACTCCGCCGCTCTCAAAGTCGCCGTCCAATTCTTCGACGTCCAGAAAT CTGGTAAGCTGGTGGATAACAAGATATCGTGGAGAGGGGATTCGGGTCTGAAAGATGGAAGCGATGCGAAGTTGGATTTGTCCAAGGGAATGTATGACGCTGGGGATCACATGAAGTTCGGATTTCCAATGGCGTATACCGCCACGGTCTTGTCGTGGGCGATTCTTGAGTATGGTGATCACATGGATGCGGTGAATCAGTTAAAAACTTCTCAAGCCTCTCTTAAGTGGATCACTGACTTCCTTGTCAATGCTCATCCCAAGGACAATGTGCTCTACATTCAG GTGGGTGACCCTAAAAAGGACCATGAATGTTGGTATAGGCCGGAAGATGTGACTGAGAAGAGGCCGGCAACACAGGTCAACACATCCGCTCCAGGAACGGAGGTTGCGGCTGAAACTGCAGCAGCTATGGCTTCAGCATCTCTGGTCTTTAAGAAAAGTGATGCCAAATATTCAGATACGCTTCTTTCGCATGCCAAAAAGTTGTTTACTTTTGCTGACAAAAACAGAGGCTCTTACAGTGAAAGCATCCCCGAGGTCCAGAAATTTTACAATTCAACGGGATATGGAGATGAGCTTTTGTGGGCAGCAGCCTGGCTTTACCATGCGACTGGGGATAAGGAATACCTTGATTACGTCACAGGGGAGAATGGAGAGGAATTTGCTCAATTTGGTAAACCGACGTGGTTCAGTTGGGATAACAAGCTTGCAGGAACCCAG GTTTTGCTCTCCAGGTTGACCTTCTTTGGTGGGAAGGACACCTCAGACAATTCTGGCCTTCAAAAGTACAGGAAGACAGCTGAAGCTGTTATATGTGGCTTCCTGCCAAACTCGCCAACGGCCACGAGCAGCAGAACAGAGA ATGGTCTGATCTGGGTCAGTGAATGGAATGCTCTGCAGCAGCCGGTAGCTGCTGCTTTCCTAGCTGCTCTTTACAGTGACTACATGCTTACATCTGGCTCCACAAAACTAGAATGCGATGGAGAAACCTATAAGCCATCGGATATTCGGAAATTTGTTAGATCTCAG GCGAATTATGTCTTGGGCGACAATCCTATGAAAATGAGCTATCTTGTCGGGTACGGGGATAAATATCCTGAATACGTACACCATAGAGGAGCTTCTATCCCCGCTAATAAGAAGACTAGCTGCAAAGAGGGATTCAAGTACCTTGACTCAACCAAACCCAACCCTAATGTAGCCGTTGGAGCACTTGTCGGCGGGCCGTTCCTAAACGAAACATACATTGATGCCCGGAACAACTCGAGGCAAGGGGAGCCGAGCACATACAACAGTGCCGTCGTTGTTGGCCTTCTGTCAAGTCTGGTGACCACCTCTTCGGCAGTTAAATCCTTCACCTAG
- the LOC103413856 gene encoding cytokinin riboside 5'-monophosphate phosphoribohydrolase LOG3-like → MEHQQQTAMKSRFSRICVFCGSSAGKNPSYQLSAIKLGKELVERSIDLVYGGGSIGLMGQVSQVVYDGGRHVLGVIPTTLMPREITGEPVGEVRAVSSMHQRKAEMARQADAFIALPGGYGTLEELLEVITWAQLGIHDKPVGLLNVDGYYNSLLSFIDKAVDEGFIDPAARHIIVSAETPHELMCKLEEYAPKHCGLSWEMEQQLENTAKSDIAR, encoded by the exons ATGGAACATCAGCAGCAGACTGCAATGAAATCGAGATTCAGCCGTATCTGCGTTTTCTGTGGCAGCAGTGCTGGCAAGAACCCGAGCTACCAGCTCTCTGCCATTAAACTCGGCAAAGAATTG GTTGAAAGGAGCATCGACTTGGTTTACGGAGGAGGAAGCATTGGATTGATGGGTCAGGTCTCCCAAGTTGTCTATGATGGTGGCCGCCACGTGTTGGG AGTAATTCCCACAACTCTCATGCCAAGAGAG ATCACAGGAGAGCCAGTGGGAGAAGTAAGAGCTGTATCAAGCATGCACCAACGCAAAGCAGAAATGGCTCGCCAAGCTGATGCCTTTATTGCCTTGCCAG GTGGCTATGGTACCTTGGAGGAACTGTTGGAAGTGATCACTTGGGCACAGTTGGGAATCCATGACAAACCG GTGGGGTTGTTAAATGTGGATGGATACTACAACTCACTGCTATCCTTCATAGACAAGGCTGTGGATGAAGGTTTCATTGACCCTGCAGCTCGACATATTATTGTCTCTGCCGAAACTCCCCACGAACTCATGTGCAAACTAGAG GAATATGCTCCAAAGCATTGTGGACTGAGTTGGGAGATGGAGCAACAACTGGAAAACACGGCAAAGTCAGACATTGCACGTTGA